One Scleropages formosus chromosome 8, fSclFor1.1, whole genome shotgun sequence DNA window includes the following coding sequences:
- the shank1 gene encoding SH3 and multiple ankyrin repeat domains protein 1 isoform X2 → MTMPFSPLSSDEEQQRMLGNSQHLYPGAEDEDEEEDEGEEDEGEEDEGEEGEDDDNGELEREEEEDVDEDEVEEGGHPHGDRRDGPRQPGNVVGRQMGDRQLRSGNPGFAANPYLSNPGPTHQQPSSQVQQQRRRERSGSVAPSDDTHISMMVFRIGIPDIKQTKCLRFNPDATVWRAKQQVLCSLTESLRDVLNYGLFQPATDGHDAKFLEEERLLREYPQSFEKGVPYLEFRYKTRVYKQTNLDEKQLAKLHTKASLKKFQDYTQSGSVEKMAKLLDKGLDPNFQDPENGETPLTLAVQSESSGGEGIRVLILGGAHIDFRAKDGLTPLHKAVRSHNHTALLALLSMGASPDYKDRRGLTPLYHTVLTGGDTSCCETLLYHRAKLGVRDENGWDETHQACQNGHAQHLEHLLFYGADSSSQNASGNTALHICALYNKESCARILLYRGAKKDTKNNSGQTAFQVAVMSGHFELGEIVKNHRDTDVVPFLESPKYAPQRRESGRTLTLPQPHPFLRANSDSSMNLPDWMALPNAAGSNIVSVQGYKHSGTLRSSSSPRGVRTRSPSRGRTGEKEERSRSIRSRPGAGSAGSAVTSGSQRRRLYSAVPGRIFVATRSYSAQGDRELSLSKGDKVKVLSVGEGGFWEGTVKGRTGWFPSDCLEEVTARQVSRSESRSDKAKRLFRHYTVGSYDSFEAPSDYIIKEKTVLLQKKDNEGFGFVLRGAKAQTPIEEFTPTPAFPALQYLESVDEGGVAWRAGLRMGDFLIEVNGQNVIKVGHRQVVNMIRQGGNSLMVKVVMVTRNPDMEEGSRKKIPHQSKRLSAPSVALRSKSMTSELEEMVEKAATPWKKKEYEPSQVSEKKRTVYQMALNKLDEILAAAQQTISTNEAPGSRVHGAKRERGRGLFSNEPSFEQPGFSVMAPATGLGYDRGQHGMMLRQKSIGVPEEEKHYLHPPAMKFARSLSVPGPDDIPPPPTTAPPDPPFTAGPPLSWRSKQGQQAPALVSQSSSTTSSYQVYFPQAGRERSGTGGGAGSVDHALTSPYPAPPVSHIQPSKTTASRKGGVFMGDPGGAAGAGGRAALRRGYSNAALPTAAATATQQALAQSQAVQQIAQAERGAASVAGTGGAPKAGARRGKGPLVKQSKVEEGMRLSAGQTLGKASVEKSSIPIPTIIVKAPSTSSSGRSSQGSSVEAEPPPEGDAKGPPGAPAGPPISAPPSIPAPPPPPTTPVPPPPPPPSTPAPLPSLRAQESLDFTSQFGAAIVGAARRDRERFHQARRKSTSFFLSAEEELGAGGRSPTSQHQDAGTPSPRLRPSKSIDEGMFSGDFPQHTRSMPPAFGLPEYSAQAGSDYQPKSVPADFYGAGRQMATTFIHPLTGKVLDPSSPLGLALAARERALKDDGRARRERGTEHHFGRQLSSAAAPPTPASLLSHVPSAISASQSSSSSYLVTSSSLAATTTSTLGRPPSPRILRGGSGWGEEAGEREREGGPREGLRVRFSEDKTVHTHHYQSQHYQTSYREREREREREREREREREREREREREREREREGYGRRHDQPPQPPSHPAPRRPSFLRMESNANAHVLSLTPQSPPPTPGAGAASGRLGLMVLPPPAPSVDPDDEFVFSDPLPPPLEFANSFDRSAYSQQQGAMLVNNLQLPPAPPPPPPPPPPPQKEPFTGGFPSHTPLPSPQAGDSTASSLTSYDSEVANLTQSAPSPSSMSPSALQSLALVPQPPPPPCVSPPPPPTSFHRPFTLSQTHHLYNSTQAPGRSSPTPPPQPAPPSHLYRGSSTSSTGPTPVHTRAPSGLPSIATCPGTAAAAASTASVTIPSTSAHPGVAAAVTTAGHRRANHGPPPAKSGESQETVVDSGIEELDSRSSSDHHLDSILGIGGARGERMERAERGGGVGDDRGGDLLDSYLTYMDGQTFEIRNAKAAPSTYPKPQRYRDGSRPATELRRQSTTAPPARRPSLEPQRRREEEEDEDEAEEGDGGTERENGQDGYGDGMPQSLARPTSLYFERPRTPEVKAPWAEGAPGAAQALEGGGHTGSMSLEGRKIHPPLSSMKASIINELSTKLQQMGSHRTLNRHRFSEDSTGTLSPPMVRSPSPSPLQATQSSPSPTPASQPPLYPDWARSPSPQPSAAAAAAAAAAAAAAAAPTQPSAVHVAVSPSYSPYPTSPKRRPVYRTKALEFQFIPSRESRKSDPQLQRRRAPSPLISPSDRPKLGPPRPSSLPILPTSPLYGSLYDLRGSVTPPSPANPLGDPYFSPSPPLFAPSGAPPAPNSSLVVSRSLSPTHFLSGTSSPPLHPLPPPTCLSYPHLPPPPPSKPFASKPLPYWTKYDVADWLGYLNLGEHRDRFLDNEIDGTHLPSLTKEDYLDLGVTRVGHRMNIERALRRIMDRWERGGE, encoded by the exons ATGACGATGCCGTTCAGCCCCCTCTCCAGTGATGAGGAGCAGCAAAGgatgctgggaaacagccaaCACCTATATCCAGGGGCAGAAgacgaggatgaggaggaggacgagggagaggaagatgagggcgaggaagatgaaggagaggaaggagaagatGATGACAATGGAGAGCTGGAGcgggaagaggaagaagatgtAGATGAGGACGAAGTGGAGGAAGGAGGGCATCCGCACGGGGACAGGCGCGATGGCCCCAGGCAACCGGGCAACGTGGTTGGACGCCAGATGGGAGACAGACAGCTGCGCTCTGGAAATCCAGGATTCGCCGCCAACCCCTATTTGTCCAACCCAGGACCCACTCACCAGCAACCGAGCAGTcaggtgcagcagcagcggagGCGAGAGCGCAGTGGCAGCGTGGCCCCGTCTGATGACACACACATCTCCATGATGGTGTTCCGCATCGGCATCCCCGACATCAAACAGACG AAGTGTCTGCGGTTCAACCCGGATGCAACAGTGTGGCGGGCCAAGCAGCAGGTGCTGTGTTCACTCACGGAATCGCTGCGGGATGTGCTCAACTATGGCCTCTTCCAGCCGGCCACCGATGGCCATGACGCCAAGTTCCTGGAGGAGGAGCGACTACTGCGAGAATACCCACAGTCCTTTGAGAAAGGGGTACCCTATCTTGAG TTTCGTTACAAGACCAGAGTGTACAAACAGACCAATCTGGATGAGAAACAGCTGGCTAAACTGCACACTAAG GCCAGTCTGAAGAAATTTCAGGACTACACCCAAAGTGGCTCAGTGGAGAAGATGGCTAAGCTGCTGGACAAGGGACTCGATCCGAACTTCCAAGACCCCGAGAATGGAG AGACTCCCCTAACGCTGGCAGTTCAGTCTGAGAGCAGCGGCGGGGAGGGCATTAGGGTCCTGATTCTGGGAGGTGCCCACATTGACTTCCGGGCCAAGGATGGCCTCACTCCCCTCCACAAAGCTGTGCGATCCCACAACCACACAGCGCTGCTG GCCCTCCTGTCAATGGGAGCCTCTCCAGACTACAAAGATCGCAGGGGGCTGACCCCGCTGTACCACACTGTGCTGACAGGGGGCGACACGTCGTGTTGCGAGACCCTACTGTACCACAGGGCTAAGCTGGGTGTGAGGGACGAGAATGGCTGGGATGAAACTCACCAG GCCTGCCAGAACGGCCATGCTCAGCACCTGGAGCACCTTCTCTTTTATGGTGCGGACTCTTCTTCCCAGAATGCCTCAGGAAACACTGCCCTCCACATCTGTGCTTTATACAACAAG GAGAGCTGCGCTCGCATTCTTCTGTATCGAGGGGCCAAGAAGGACACGAAAAACAACAGTGGTCAGACTGCCTTCCAG GTCGCCGTAATGTCTGGCCACTTTGAACTGGGAGAGATCGTTAAAAATCACCGTGACACAGATGTCG TGCCCTTCCTCGAGTCTCCCAAATACGCCCCCCAGAGGCGGGAAAGTGGGCGCACCCTCACGCTGCCGCAGCCACACCCTTTCCTCCGCGCCAACAGCGACAGCAGCATGAACCTGCCGGACTGGATGGCTCTGCCAAATGCCGCAGGAAGCAACATTGTGTCCGTGCAG GGCTACAAGCACTCAGGCACCCTGCGAAGCTCCAGCAGCCCCCGTGGAGTGCGCACCCGCTCTCCGTCCCGCGGCAGAACGGGCGAGAAGGAGGAGCGAAGTCGCTCCATTCGCAGCAGGCCCGG AGCGGGCTCAGCGGGAAGTGCTGTGACATCTGGCAGCCAGCGCCGGCGTCTCTACAGCGCGGTGCCCGGACGAATCTTCGTGGCAACGAGGTCTTACTCCGCGCAGGGCGATCGGGAGCTCAGCCTAAGCAAAGGGGACAAAGTTAAAG TGCTCAGCGTGGGTGAGGGAGGATTCTGGGAAGGCACAGTAAAGGGTCGCACCGGTTGGTTCCCCTCTGACTGTCTGGAGGAGGTAACAGCGCGGCAGGTCAGCCGCTCAG AGAGCCGCAGCGATAAAGCCAAGCGCCTTTTCCGCCACTACACGGTCGGATCATACGACAGCTTTGAAGCGCCCAG CGACTATATCATCAAAGAGAAAACGGTGCTTCTGCAGAAGAAGGACAATGAAGGGTTTGGCTTTGTACTGCGAGGAGCTAAAG CTCAGACTCCAATAGAGGAGTTCACTCCCACCCCAGCTTTTCCTGCACTGCAGTACCTGGAATCCGTTGACGAAGGGGGAGTGGCATGGAGAGCAGGCCTGCGAATGGGAGACTTCCTCATTGAG GTGAACGGTCAAAATGTCATCAAGGTGGGTCACAGACAGGTGGTGAACATGATCAGGCAAGGAGGAAATAGCTTGATGGTCAAGGTCGTCATGGTGACCCGCAATCCTGACATGGAAGAGGGTTCCAGGAAGAAAA TCCCCCATCAGAGCAAAAGACTGAGCGCCCCTTCCGTTGCTCTGCGCTCCAAGTCCATGACCtcggagctggaggagatgg TCGAGAAAG CTGCTACGCCTTGGAAAAAGAAAG AGTACGAGCCCTCACAGGTGAGCGAGAAGAAGAGGACAGTCTACCAGATGGCCTTGA aCAAACTGGACGAGATCCTGGCAGCTGCGCAGCAGACCATTAGTACCAATGAAGCTCCAGGGTCACGGGTTCACGGGGCCAAGAGAGAGCGAGGCAGGGGTCTCTTCAGTAACGAG CCCAGCTTTGAGCAGCCGGGCTTTAGCGTGATGGCTCCTGCTACTGGGCTCGGCTATGACCGCGGTCAGCACGGTATGATGCTACGGCAGAAATCCATCG GCGTCCCCGAGGAGGAGAAACATTACCTCCACCCACCCGCCATGAAGTTTGCACGCAGCCTGTCGGTTCCTGGGCCGGATGACATCCCCCCGCCACCTACCACTGCCCCACCGGACCCTCCCTTCACCGCAGGGCCCCCgttgagctggagaagcaagCAAGGCCAGCAGGCACCTGCACTGGTCTCCCAGAGTTCGTCTACGACGTCCAGCTACCAGGTCTATTTCCCTCAGGCAGGCCGAGAGAGAAGCGGGACCGGAGGAGGAGCCGGGAGCGTGGACCACGCCCTCACTTCCCCTTACCCTGCTCCGCCTGTGTCTCACATCCAGCCGAGCAAAACCACAGCGTCCCGTAAAGGAGGGGTGTTCATGGGGGACCCTGGCGGCGCTGCGGGTGCTGGTGGGAGAGCGGCCCTGAGAAGGGGCTACAGCAATGCTGCCCTGCCAACTGCTGCTGCAACAGCGACCCAGCAGGCACTCGCACAAAGCCAAGCTGTCCAGCAGATAGCACAGGCCGAACGCGGAGCCGCCAGCGTGGCGGGGACCGGGGGGGCGCCGAAAGCAGGGGCCCGCCGGGGAAAGGGCCCTCTGGTGAAGCAGTCGAAAGTGGAGGAGGGAATGCGGTTGAGTGCGGGCCAGACGCTGGGCAAAGCCTCCGTGGAGAAGAGCTCCATACCCATCCCCACCATCATCGTCAAAGCGCCTTCCACCAGCAGCAGTGGCCGCAGCAGTCAGGGCAGCAGCGTGGAGGCGGAGCCGCCGCCCGAGGGTGATGCCAAGGGCCCCCCTGGGGCCCCTGCCGGCCCCCCCATCTCTGCGCCTCCCTCGATACCtgccccacctcctcctcctactACCCCCGTGCCAccgccacctcctccaccaTCTACTCCTGCACCCCTCCCGTCCCTGCGTGCCCAGGAGAGCCTTGACTTCACCAGTCAGTTTGGGGCGGCCATTGTGGGGGCAGCCCGCAGGGACCGGGAGCGCTTCCACCAGGCCAGGAGGAAGAGCACCTCCTTCTTCCTCTCGGCCGAGGAGgagctgggggctggggggcggAGTCCGACCTCACAACACCAGGACGCGGGTACCCCGTCCCCTCGACTGCGCCCGTCCAAGTCAATTGACGAGGGTATGTTCTCAGGTGACTTTCCCCAGCACACGCGTAGCATGCCCCCTGCCTTCGGGCTGCCCGAGTACTCCGCCCAAGCGGGGAGCGACTACCAGCCGAAGTCGGTGCCGGCTGATTTCTATGGTGCGGGCAGGCAGATGGCCACCACCTTCATCCACCCGCTCACGGGAAAGGTGCTGGATCCCTCCTCGCCGCTGGGCCTGGCCCTGGCCGCCAGGGAGCGGGCGCTCAAGGATGACGGGAGGGCGCGGCGGGAACGGGGCACCGAGCACCACTTTGGGCGGCAGCTCTCCTCTGCGGCGGCCCCACCCACCCCAGCATCTCTACTGTCCCACGTGCCATCGGCCATCTCCGCCTCCCAGTCCTCCAGTTCCTCCTACCTCGTCACCTCATCCTCCTTGGCAgccaccaccacctccacccTGGGCCGCCCGCCCTCACCCAGGATCCTCCGGGGTGGAAGTGGCTGGGGCGAAGAGgcgggggagagggagagggagggggggccACGGGAGGGGTTGAGAGTGCGGTTTTCAGAGGACAAAACAGTTCACACGCATCACTATCAGTCACAGCACTACCAGACTAGCTACAGGGAGCGGGAGAGAGAAcgggagagagagcgggagagagagcgggagagagagcgggagagagaacgggagagagagcgggagagagagcgggagggCTACGGCAGGAGGCATGATCAGCCCCCTCAGCCGCCCTCCCACCCAGCACCCCGCCGTCCATCTTTCCTCCGCATGGAAAGCAACGCCAATGCCCACGTGCTCTCTCTCACACCTCAGTCACCCCCACCTACCCCCGGGGCTGGGGCAGCCAGTGGGAGGCTGGGTCTCATGGTTCTCCCGCCTCCCGCCCCCTCCGTGGACCCAGATGACGAGTTTGTCTTTTCAGACCCCCTGCCGCCACCGTTGGAGTTTGCCAACAGTTTTGACAGGTCGGCCTACTCTCAGCAGCAGGGAGCGATGCTGGTCAACAACTTACAGCTACCaccagcccctccccctccaccacccccaccaccgcCCCCTCAAAAAGAGCCTTTCACAGGGGGTTTCCCATCGCACACCCCCCTGCCCTCCCCCCAGGCGGGAGACTCCACggcctccagccttacatcttACGACAGTGAGGTGGCCAATCTGACACAGTCGGCACCCTCCCCGTCCTCCATGTCCCCCTCGGCCCTGCAGTCCTTGGCCCTGGTCCCTCAGCCGCCGCCTCCGCCCTGCGTGTCCCCTCCGCCGCCGCCCACCTCATTCCACAGGCCCTTCACCCTAAGCCAGACACACCACCTGTACAACAGCACACAGGCTCCGGGGCGTTCCTCACCCACGCCACCTCCCCAGCCGGCTCCGCCCTCCCATTTGTACCGTGGCTCCTCCACCTCATCCACGGGTCCCACGCCAGTGCACACCAGAGCTCCTTCCGGCCTGCCCTCTATAGCGACCTGCCCCGgtaccgccgccgccgccgcctccacCGCCTCCGTCACCATCCCCTCGACTTCTGCGCATCCCGGAGTTGCTGCTGCCGTGACAACGGCGGGGCACCGCAGAGCGAACCACGGCCCTCCACCTGCCAAGAGTGGCGAGTCCCAGGAGACCGTGGTGGATTCTGGGATAGAGGAGCTGGACAGCCGCAGCAGCAGTGACCACCACCTGGACAGCATCTTGGGAATAGGTGGTGCTAGAGGAGAGAGAATGGAGAGAGCTGAGAGAGGAGGCGGAGTTGGAGACGACAGAGGGGGCGATCTTCTCGACTCCTACTTGACCTACATGGATGGGCAGACTTTTGAGATACGCAATGCCAAAGCGGCGCCCTCCACTTACCCCAAACCGCAGAGGTACCGAGACGGGAGCAGGCCGGCCACGGAGCTGAGACGTCAGTCCACCACGGCGCCCCCTGCACGCCGCCCCTCCCTGGAGCCCCAGAGgcgcagggaggaggaggaggatgaggacgagGCAGAGGAAGGTGACGGCGGCACCGAAAGGGAGAACGGACAGGACGGCTACGGCGACGGGATGCCACAAAGCCTGGCTCGGCCCACTTCGCTGTACTTTGAGCGCCCCCGCACCCCAGAAGTGAAAGCCCCCTGGGCGGAGGGTGCTCCCGGGGCTGCCCAGGCACTGGAAGGAGGGGGGCATACAGGGAGCATGTCCTTGGAAGGGCGCAAGATCCATCCTCCCCtgtccagcatgaaggcgaGTATTATCAACGAGCTGAGCACCAAGCTGCAGCAGATGGGCAGCCACCGGACTCTAAACCGGCACAG GTTCTCGGAAGACTCCACAGGCACCCTGAGCCCACCGATGGTGCGCTCTCCATCTCCGTCCCCCCTGCAGGCCACGCAGTCCAGTCCGTCCCCCACGCCCGCCTCTCAGCCGCCCCTGTATCCTGACTGGGCCCGTTCTCCGTCACCCCAGccgagcgccgccgccgccgctgccgctgccgccgccgctgccgccgccgctgcccccACACAGCCCTCGGCAGTGCACGTGGCCGTCTCTCCGTCCTACTCACCGTACCCGACGTCACCCAAGCGCCGGCCCGTTTACCGCACCAAAGCCCTGGAGTTCCAGTTCATCCCGAGCCGAGAGTCACGCAAGTCGGACCCCCAGCTGCAGAGGAGACGTGCCCCCAGCCCGCTCATCTCACCTTCGGACCGTCCCAAACTCGGCCCGCCGCGGCCCTCCTCCCTTCCCATCCTGCCCACCAGTCCCCTGTACGGCAGCCTGTATGACCTGCGCGGCTCCGTGACCCCGCCCTCCCCGGCCAACCCCCTGGGAGACCCCTATTTCTCCCCCTCGCCCCCTCTGTTTGCCCCCAGCGGGGCCCCTCCGGCACCCAACTCCTCGCTGGTAGTGTCCCGTTCTCTGTCCCCCACACACTTCCTCTCTGGGACATCATCTCCCCCGCTGCACCCGCTGCCCCCTCCAACTTGCCTCAGCTACCCCCACCTGCCTCCACCACCCCCGTCGAAGCCCTTTGCTTCCAAGCCCCTCCCTTATTGGACCAAGTACGATGTTGCCGACTGGCTAGGCTACCTGAACCTGGGGGAACACCGTGATCGTTTCCTCGACAACGAGATTGACGGCACCCACCTGCCCTCGCTCACCAAGGAGGACTACCTGGACCTGGGAGTGACACGTGTGGGTCACCGCATGAACATCGAGCGTGCGCTCAGGAGGATCATGGACAGGTGGGAGAGGGGCGGAGAGTGA